The following are encoded in a window of Haloarcula laminariae genomic DNA:
- a CDS encoding STT3 domain-containing protein yields the protein MDDVREATDDLLADRPDIESALEEILDIDENGPWTYDDVSIDSGTFGEIVSRNIVEKKGDSYRVADRSAVQAALNDETIESESDTSSFDLSSIRLPEIGKRNALIVASALAFVALVRIVFMWSSVFRGSDIVLAGNDPYFYRYWVDTLLASDLQAFDIGSLTQLPDGVANDDVLLIVSLWWVGSLLGSGQIASGLVVAWYPVIVATVTSAIVYLLATRLTRDRRIGIASVLILAVTPAHAYRTALGFGDHHAFDFLVLAFVVFTMTELVRIGDSQPSHRWAQPLTALGLGLGLTAQAAAWRGGPILLLPIAICVPALAIGAVRADRSPAEVTIWLLGSIAIGSLLTYSLHALLGWMGLYRGITPLLLLIGAVGSVGSAELWHRRGRSARELTAVTTAAVLGGTISVWYLLPELRPAVLTFRQFLSQSGTVAETSSIFSGQLGSIIGPVFVYGFFFFLALPHLAWFSWRAVQEYQPQWLVTCIFALSISVLTINQIRFAGEGSVFISIFAGMGLVHIAGTIESARPIDFSDRASVSVQIPEKKTVSILVALFLLVASMGLVQTPVKMSQITTGEDTYETAVWIDQYATEKGIEYPENYVLTEWDKSRIYNYFVNGESRSYSFSTVYYSELIQSENPDAWVEQSTIDGSGQELFMVRGFVVTENTSRFAQEPGFQILHNRHGSRQGDSPGTQYFRAVYISKDSSIKVFEVVPGTRIVGQAEPESSINISTSVSIEGREFAYNRTVSAGPSGGFSVIVPYTGQYRVGNQSLNVTEKMVVNGRTKSLNKTVGT from the coding sequence ATGGACGACGTACGCGAGGCAACAGACGACCTCCTCGCGGACAGACCCGACATCGAATCCGCACTCGAAGAGATTCTTGACATCGACGAAAACGGCCCCTGGACATACGACGACGTCTCTATCGACTCCGGTACATTCGGCGAAATTGTCTCGCGCAACATTGTCGAGAAGAAGGGCGATAGCTACCGGGTGGCTGACCGGAGCGCTGTCCAAGCAGCACTAAATGACGAGACGATAGAGAGCGAAAGTGACACGAGCAGCTTCGACCTATCGTCAATCAGACTTCCCGAAATCGGAAAGCGGAATGCGCTGATCGTCGCCAGTGCACTGGCGTTCGTGGCGCTGGTTCGGATTGTTTTTATGTGGTCCAGTGTGTTCCGCGGCAGCGACATCGTGCTGGCTGGCAACGACCCCTACTTCTACCGGTACTGGGTCGATACACTGCTGGCGAGCGACCTGCAGGCGTTCGATATCGGGTCGCTGACGCAGCTGCCCGACGGCGTCGCGAACGACGACGTACTGTTGATCGTCTCGCTGTGGTGGGTCGGTAGTTTACTGGGAAGCGGACAGATTGCGTCGGGACTAGTGGTCGCCTGGTATCCTGTAATAGTCGCTACTGTGACGAGCGCAATTGTATATCTCCTCGCAACACGTCTGACTCGTGACCGAAGAATTGGAATAGCCTCAGTATTGATACTCGCAGTCACACCTGCACACGCATACCGAACTGCACTAGGATTCGGTGATCACCATGCGTTCGACTTCCTCGTATTAGCGTTCGTCGTGTTCACAATGACGGAGCTGGTCCGGATAGGAGATAGTCAGCCATCCCACCGCTGGGCACAACCGTTGACCGCGCTGGGACTCGGATTGGGCCTTACTGCACAGGCCGCGGCATGGCGCGGCGGACCGATCCTACTACTCCCGATTGCGATTTGCGTTCCTGCGCTGGCCATCGGGGCTGTCAGGGCAGACCGATCCCCCGCCGAGGTGACTATTTGGCTACTTGGTAGTATCGCAATCGGTTCGTTGCTGACATATTCGCTACACGCTCTATTGGGTTGGATGGGGCTTTATCGAGGTATCACACCACTCCTCCTCTTAATCGGTGCAGTTGGTTCCGTCGGAAGCGCCGAGCTATGGCACAGGAGGGGTAGATCAGCACGGGAACTAACTGCAGTCACAACCGCTGCTGTACTCGGGGGCACTATATCCGTATGGTATCTCCTCCCAGAACTTCGACCGGCAGTGTTGACGTTCAGACAATTCCTCTCACAGTCTGGGACTGTAGCCGAAACGAGCTCTATTTTCTCAGGTCAGTTGGGGTCGATAATAGGGCCCGTATTCGTCTACGGCTTTTTCTTCTTCCTTGCACTCCCACACCTCGCATGGTTCAGTTGGCGTGCTGTACAAGAGTACCAGCCACAGTGGCTGGTCACCTGCATCTTTGCATTGAGTATATCCGTACTAACAATCAATCAAATCCGGTTCGCTGGTGAGGGATCAGTGTTCATCTCGATTTTCGCCGGTATGGGATTAGTACATATAGCAGGAACCATCGAGAGTGCACGACCGATTGATTTCAGTGACCGCGCTTCAGTGTCGGTCCAAATCCCCGAGAAAAAAACGGTCAGTATACTCGTTGCGCTCTTCCTCCTCGTTGCCAGTATGGGACTTGTCCAGACACCAGTCAAAATGAGCCAGATCACAACGGGTGAAGATACCTACGAGACCGCAGTTTGGATCGACCAATATGCAACAGAGAAAGGAATCGAATATCCGGAAAACTACGTGCTCACTGAATGGGACAAGAGTAGAATTTATAATTACTTTGTCAACGGCGAGTCGCGGTCGTATTCATTTTCAACAGTTTACTATTCAGAGCTAATACAGTCGGAAAATCCAGACGCCTGGGTGGAGCAGTCAACCATTGACGGCTCAGGACAAGAACTATTCATGGTGAGGGGGTTTGTGGTGACTGAAAATACGTCTAGGTTCGCACAGGAGCCCGGATTCCAGATCCTCCACAACCGACATGGGAGTCGACAAGGAGACTCCCCCGGGACACAGTACTTCCGAGCAGTCTACATATCTAAAGATTCCTCAATAAAGGTCTTCGAAGTCGTTCCAGGCACTCGAATCGTGGGACAAGCGGAACCAGAATCGTCCATCAATATCTCTACATCCGTCTCAATTGAAGGGAGGGAGTTCGCATACAACAGAACGGTATCGGCTGGCCCCTCTGGGGGGTTCAGTGTCATCGTCCCATATACCGGTCAATACCGTGTCGGAAATCAGTCTCTGAACGTGACCGAAAAAATGGTCGTCAACGGCCGGACCAAGTCTTTGAATAAAACAGTCGGTACATGA
- a CDS encoding DUF354 domain-containing protein, with the protein MSTTTTGWIDLASPSHPFFFHALASEIPHVDFRTTVRNKTETVDLAAEVGFDYTVVGRDFDNPLLRKVGIPLRTGQLTLSAPDADVSLSSRNAMCVLASRARGIPSIHFTDNDITAHVDGLRYEKLYNRLEAMATHNVVPAAFETEELTKRGAGPDSVHTYDGYKEDIYIADFEPDSNFTDQFPFEEYIVIRPEALDAAYVDAERSLVPDLLEGAAERDLSVVYLPRGRGDEAHANPYDKTQVYVPDGALNGLQLAWHCRCMLTGSGTMAREAACMEKPAVSFFPNTLLSVDQEMEAEGRIFHSRESEAILDYVDSIDQQNVAPDRGRAQSVRNEVVDLVTRLLAQNT; encoded by the coding sequence ATGTCAACCACGACGACCGGATGGATAGACCTCGCGAGTCCGTCCCATCCGTTCTTTTTCCACGCGCTGGCGTCGGAGATTCCACACGTCGATTTTCGGACTACAGTCCGAAACAAGACGGAGACTGTCGACCTGGCTGCTGAAGTTGGCTTCGACTACACCGTCGTCGGACGGGATTTCGACAACCCACTGTTGCGGAAGGTCGGGATCCCACTCCGGACGGGCCAGCTCACACTCTCTGCGCCAGACGCCGACGTGTCGTTGTCCTCGCGGAACGCGATGTGCGTACTCGCGTCGAGGGCCCGTGGGATTCCGTCGATTCACTTCACGGACAACGATATCACCGCCCACGTTGACGGGCTGCGATACGAGAAGCTATACAACCGGCTGGAGGCGATGGCGACCCACAACGTCGTTCCGGCTGCCTTCGAGACCGAGGAGCTGACCAAGCGCGGCGCAGGCCCCGACAGCGTCCACACTTACGACGGGTACAAGGAAGATATCTATATCGCCGACTTCGAACCTGACTCGAATTTCACGGACCAGTTCCCCTTCGAGGAGTATATCGTGATCCGCCCCGAGGCGTTGGACGCGGCCTACGTCGACGCAGAGCGCTCGCTGGTGCCCGACCTGCTGGAGGGTGCCGCCGAGCGTGACCTCTCGGTGGTGTATCTGCCCCGTGGACGCGGTGACGAGGCGCATGCCAACCCGTACGACAAGACGCAAGTCTATGTCCCCGACGGCGCGCTCAACGGGCTGCAGCTGGCCTGGCACTGTCGCTGTATGCTCACCGGCTCTGGAACGATGGCACGCGAAGCGGCCTGTATGGAGAAGCCGGCCGTCTCCTTCTTCCCGAACACGCTGCTGTCTGTCGACCAAGAGATGGAAGCCGAGGGCCGGATCTTCCATTCGCGCGAGTCGGAGGCGATACTTGACTACGTCGACTCGATTGACCAGCAGAATGTCGCTCCCGATCGCGGACGAGCCCAGAGTGTTCGTAACGAGGTTGTGGACTTGGTGACCCGGTTGCTCGCCCAAAACACATGA
- a CDS encoding glycosyltransferase family 4 protein translates to MHVLQLTNSLRPFFNNQIYSLRKQDIEITTLCVPGQHTADNEAIDRRSIADYFQFYPDVLQHATKSYDIIHANHGLTAPYAIGQPHRPIVLTLWGSDLVGKLGPVSRRLSYFFDEVILPSENMSSSLPRQHATVPFPIDTEKFRPIPRHKAREFVNWDDNQSVVLFPAAKSRPVKNYALAEKVIKEMDQDVELRTLSNVPHDKVPYYMNASDAVLITSRRETGPMVVKEAAACNVPVVSADVGFTAQVLEDITHSYICTSPPEFAAKLDRIVETNVRSDGSKKSKEWSTTRMGEQLVSLYQSLL, encoded by the coding sequence ATGCACGTACTCCAGCTGACTAATTCTCTTCGCCCTTTCTTCAACAATCAGATTTATTCTCTCCGTAAGCAGGATATCGAGATCACAACCCTCTGTGTCCCCGGTCAACACACTGCCGACAACGAGGCCATTGACCGACGTTCGATTGCCGATTATTTTCAGTTCTACCCGGATGTACTTCAACATGCAACAAAGTCATACGACATAATACATGCGAACCACGGATTAACTGCACCGTATGCCATCGGACAGCCACACCGCCCCATCGTACTGACACTCTGGGGATCTGACCTCGTTGGAAAACTCGGCCCAGTGAGCCGACGGCTCTCATATTTTTTTGATGAAGTCATACTTCCATCAGAGAATATGTCATCATCGCTTCCCCGCCAACACGCAACTGTGCCCTTTCCTATCGATACCGAAAAATTCCGTCCGATTCCCCGTCACAAGGCAAGAGAGTTTGTCAATTGGGACGATAATCAATCAGTAGTCCTCTTTCCGGCTGCGAAATCGCGGCCAGTAAAAAACTACGCCCTCGCTGAGAAAGTTATCAAAGAGATGGACCAAGACGTAGAGTTACGTACACTGTCTAACGTTCCCCACGACAAGGTGCCGTACTATATGAACGCTAGCGACGCTGTTTTGATCACGTCAAGACGGGAAACGGGCCCGATGGTCGTTAAGGAAGCTGCCGCGTGTAACGTTCCCGTGGTCTCCGCAGATGTTGGATTCACTGCACAAGTGCTCGAAGATATCACGCACTCGTATATCTGTACGTCGCCACCTGAGTTCGCAGCTAAACTAGATAGAATCGTAGAGACGAATGTTCGATCAGATGGGTCAAAGAAATCGAAGGAATGGTCGACGACACGGATGGGTGAACAGCTTGTGTCGTTGTACCAGTCTTTACTGTAA
- the wecB gene encoding non-hydrolyzing UDP-N-acetylglucosamine 2-epimerase translates to MNTATHVTIVLGTRPEIIKLSPVIRACEREGVPFTLVHTGQHYSESLDSVFFDQLELPEPDYQLDVGSGSHGEQTGAMLAEIERVILDVEPDLVLVQGDTNSVLAGALAASKLPVEIGHVEAGLRSFDREMPEETNRVLADHVADYLFAPTETSADYLRDEGLDNERIHVTGNTVVDAVQRHSDFAAEKSAVLKGFELEPDEFILLTAHRAENVDDRDRFADLLDGVARAASALDREVVYPIHPRGRQRLDEFDLMVPDCVRLVDPQDYLDFLELERAASVILTDSGGVQEEACILGVPCVTLRDNTERPETIDVGANRLVGVDSDAIRDGAVEMYERTTGWENPFGDGTASEQILTAVCERSTDDQQVSQ, encoded by the coding sequence ATGAATACAGCAACCCACGTCACCATTGTCCTCGGTACACGACCGGAAATTATCAAGCTCTCGCCGGTGATTCGTGCGTGCGAACGTGAGGGCGTTCCGTTTACACTCGTCCACACCGGACAGCACTACTCCGAGTCGCTCGACAGCGTCTTTTTCGACCAGCTAGAGCTTCCGGAACCGGACTACCAGCTCGATGTCGGCTCGGGGTCACATGGTGAACAGACTGGGGCGATGCTCGCCGAGATAGAGCGGGTAATCCTTGATGTCGAACCCGATTTGGTGCTCGTGCAGGGAGACACAAACTCGGTACTGGCTGGCGCGCTCGCGGCGAGTAAGTTGCCTGTCGAAATCGGCCACGTTGAGGCCGGCCTTCGGAGCTTCGACCGGGAGATGCCCGAAGAGACAAACCGTGTCCTCGCCGACCATGTCGCGGACTACCTGTTCGCCCCGACCGAAACGTCGGCCGACTACCTCCGGGACGAGGGGCTGGACAACGAGCGGATACACGTGACCGGGAACACGGTCGTCGACGCCGTCCAGCGACACAGCGACTTCGCGGCCGAGAAGAGCGCAGTTCTCAAAGGCTTTGAACTCGAACCGGACGAGTTCATACTGTTGACGGCCCATCGAGCGGAGAACGTCGACGACCGGGACCGGTTCGCCGACCTGCTCGACGGTGTCGCACGGGCCGCCTCGGCACTCGACCGCGAGGTGGTGTACCCGATTCATCCACGCGGTCGGCAGCGACTCGACGAGTTCGACCTGATGGTCCCCGACTGCGTGCGGCTGGTCGACCCGCAGGACTATCTGGACTTCCTCGAGCTGGAACGAGCCGCGTCGGTGATTCTCACTGACTCCGGCGGCGTCCAAGAGGAAGCCTGTATCCTCGGTGTCCCCTGTGTGACACTCCGGGACAACACCGAGCGTCCCGAGACCATCGATGTCGGTGCGAACCGACTGGTCGGTGTTGATTCGGACGCAATCAGAGACGGAGCTGTTGAGATGTACGAAAGGACAACCGGGTGGGAGAACCCGTTTGGCGATGGAACGGCATCGGAACAGATACTTACAGCGGTGTGTGAACGGTCGACTGACGACCAGCAGGTCTCACAATGA
- a CDS encoding nucleotide sugar dehydrogenase translates to MSTIYVHGLGYIGLPTAAMFANYDHEVTGYDIDEAIIEGLDNGDVHIDEPGLRAFVTQALESGNLTVSNEVGEAKYHIIAVPTPFDDETKEPTLDYVEAAGEAIAPHLRTGDTVILESTVPPGTTVETLQPALEQSGLDAGADFALVHCPETVLPGDIITELKQNDRIIGGVNGVSTEAAVRLYKSFVEGEIYTTENATTAEFVKLIQNTYRDVNIALANELALIGEDYDIDSREAIEMANTHPRVELHQPGPGVGGHCLPIDPWFLGHDSDQLDLISTARAINDGMAGYIVDILREELGTLDGKQIALFGVAYKGNVGDIRESPALDLATELQQAVAEPPEATADGGIQSDSGGVDVRLHDPHVDDQVLDLVGFEAAVGSADAVVITTDHDEFAELDPEKLRESMTGDLVVDTKDMLPEREWISEGFSLRRI, encoded by the coding sequence ATGAGCACGATCTACGTCCACGGACTCGGATACATTGGGTTGCCGACAGCAGCGATGTTCGCGAACTATGACCATGAGGTCACCGGGTACGACATTGACGAGGCGATTATTGAGGGCCTCGACAATGGTGACGTCCACATCGATGAACCCGGTCTCCGAGCGTTCGTCACGCAAGCGCTAGAATCCGGCAACCTAACCGTGAGCAACGAGGTTGGCGAGGCAAAGTATCATATTATCGCCGTCCCGACGCCGTTTGACGACGAGACCAAGGAGCCAACACTCGACTACGTCGAGGCCGCCGGCGAGGCTATCGCACCGCATCTCCGCACTGGCGACACGGTCATCCTCGAATCGACCGTTCCACCGGGTACGACTGTCGAGACGTTACAGCCGGCCCTCGAACAATCCGGGCTGGACGCGGGCGCCGATTTTGCACTCGTCCACTGTCCCGAAACCGTTCTTCCGGGCGATATAATCACGGAACTCAAGCAAAACGACCGTATCATCGGGGGCGTAAACGGTGTTTCGACTGAGGCCGCCGTTCGCCTCTACAAGTCCTTCGTGGAGGGTGAGATTTACACGACAGAAAACGCAACAACGGCTGAGTTCGTCAAGCTCATCCAGAACACCTATCGGGATGTCAATATCGCACTGGCGAACGAACTGGCGCTCATTGGAGAGGACTACGATATCGACTCCCGCGAGGCCATCGAGATGGCGAACACACATCCACGCGTCGAACTCCACCAGCCCGGGCCGGGCGTCGGTGGCCACTGTCTCCCGATAGACCCGTGGTTCCTCGGCCATGACTCAGACCAGCTTGACCTGATTAGCACCGCGCGAGCGATTAACGACGGGATGGCCGGCTACATCGTTGACATCCTCCGTGAGGAACTCGGGACGCTGGATGGCAAACAGATTGCGCTGTTCGGTGTTGCATACAAGGGGAACGTCGGCGACATCCGAGAGAGTCCGGCGCTGGACCTGGCTACCGAACTGCAACAGGCCGTCGCCGAGCCGCCGGAAGCGACAGCCGACGGCGGGATACAGTCGGACAGCGGTGGCGTCGATGTCCGGCTCCACGACCCCCACGTCGACGACCAGGTACTCGACCTCGTCGGCTTCGAGGCGGCCGTCGGCAGCGCGGACGCCGTCGTCATCACGACCGACCACGACGAGTTCGCCGAACTCGACCCCGAGAAACTGCGCGAATCGATGACCGGTGACCTGGTCGTGGACACGAAGGATATGCTCCCCGAACGCGAGTGGATATCAGAAGGGTTCTCACTGCGGCGTATCTGA
- a CDS encoding transposase, which yields MSPATLQDEPSVESFFNVAETETLALFEHLSFGFLEEFDVFAPAETGRTREHEPPEMMRGFLHCYYHDIYGIRPVERELRNTVVWVSCGFDRPPSRDAVDRFLTDLEHVVDEVFDHLVEQAARRGLLDLTYCIDSTDVRAMPADQDASKCYDPTDDEYYYGYGCTIVSTGQKIPIAAEFTESKQAPEETAMRVTCDALAVAKPIWMVGDSAYDTLDWHDHLLAAGVVPVAPYNARNTDDPKDIEYRVEDHIGQHSEDVQLKQSTLDETYNRRTGVERTNESVKDCGLGRTHARGRVHARAQVFLTLCLRLVVAITNYERGDNPGSTIITV from the coding sequence ATGAGTCCAGCGACCCTGCAAGATGAGCCTTCGGTAGAGTCGTTCTTCAATGTCGCGGAGACTGAAACGCTAGCGCTGTTTGAGCATCTCTCTTTCGGGTTTCTTGAGGAGTTCGACGTGTTCGCCCCGGCGGAGACGGGGCGAACACGAGAGCATGAGCCACCAGAGATGATGCGTGGGTTTCTCCATTGCTACTACCACGACATCTACGGCATTCGTCCCGTTGAACGGGAGCTTCGGAACACGGTCGTTTGGGTGAGCTGCGGCTTCGATCGACCGCCGTCGAGAGACGCGGTCGATCGCTTCCTCACTGATCTTGAACACGTTGTCGACGAAGTCTTTGACCACCTCGTCGAGCAGGCCGCCCGCCGCGGCCTGCTCGACTTGACCTACTGCATCGATTCAACAGATGTGAGGGCGATGCCCGCCGACCAAGACGCCTCAAAGTGCTACGACCCAACCGACGATGAGTACTATTACGGCTACGGCTGTACGATTGTCTCGACTGGACAAAAGATTCCGATTGCAGCGGAGTTCACCGAGAGCAAACAAGCGCCAGAGGAGACGGCGATGCGCGTCACGTGTGACGCGCTCGCCGTCGCAAAGCCGATTTGGATGGTTGGTGACAGTGCCTACGACACGCTTGACTGGCACGACCACCTGCTGGCCGCAGGGGTCGTGCCAGTCGCTCCGTACAACGCGCGAAACACCGACGACCCGAAAGATATCGAGTACAGGGTCGAAGACCACATCGGACAACATAGTGAGGACGTTCAGCTGAAGCAGTCCACGTTAGATGAGACGTACAACCGCCGTACTGGAGTCGAACGAACCAACGAATCAGTGAAGGACTGCGGCCTCGGGCGAACGCACGCCCGAGGCCGCGTCCATGCACGAGCACAGGTGTTTCTCACTTTGTGTCTTCGTCTCGTCGTTGCAATCACCAATTACGAACGCGGAGACAATCCGGGCAGCACGATCATCACGGTGTGA
- a CDS encoding glycosyltransferase, producing the protein MSDNDLLIISHAFPPRETVGAIRPSIFAEVLRKAGWTIEVLTTPESNREQQDSLFSTQSVLPERVDFGRLGWTPTLAHTLYRHVRERQPDLIWFTGAPFPPAIVLPLLKRLSSVPYVLDMRDPWVLAPYKDIPSRAQRWFLKTMERTVIENARAVTTTSERTSERYRQHYHGTNFRTVRNGFRETRTVRRSGESTEETIKIVCPGKIYQGESVFAKALVHLADQPTSSVTFTQIGKHSSTIERITDGSKQAEYESMDYVNHDTLMDLIAEADIGLLTNRDPAQIPMKTYDYIAADTPVLALCSEDSSIGDVLQKFEGTGFVENPTPERIAETTLALRVEQSLTKGVDRTDYSFRSRGEELHQVLTDIVQSEP; encoded by the coding sequence ATGAGCGATAACGACCTTCTCATAATCTCACACGCGTTCCCACCCAGAGAAACCGTTGGTGCTATCAGACCAAGCATATTTGCCGAAGTACTCAGAAAGGCGGGCTGGACTATCGAGGTTCTCACTACTCCAGAGTCGAATCGAGAGCAGCAGGACAGTTTATTTTCGACCCAATCCGTACTTCCAGAGCGAGTCGATTTCGGGCGCCTCGGTTGGACGCCAACACTGGCTCACACACTGTATCGACATGTTCGAGAACGACAACCAGACCTGATCTGGTTTACTGGAGCCCCGTTTCCCCCAGCAATCGTACTTCCGTTGTTGAAACGTCTTTCGTCCGTTCCCTACGTGCTCGATATGCGTGATCCATGGGTACTTGCCCCGTACAAAGATATCCCGTCACGAGCGCAACGCTGGTTTCTAAAGACGATGGAACGTACTGTCATTGAGAATGCAAGAGCGGTGACGACAACATCCGAACGAACATCTGAGCGATATAGACAGCACTACCACGGAACTAATTTCAGAACGGTCCGAAATGGCTTCCGGGAAACCCGAACAGTGAGACGATCGGGAGAGTCAACAGAGGAGACAATCAAAATCGTATGTCCGGGGAAAATTTATCAGGGCGAGTCGGTATTTGCTAAAGCCCTTGTTCACCTTGCTGATCAACCAACATCTTCAGTCACTTTCACCCAGATTGGAAAGCATTCTTCCACTATCGAGCGAATTACCGACGGTAGCAAACAGGCCGAGTACGAATCAATGGATTACGTCAATCATGACACGCTCATGGATCTCATTGCAGAAGCAGATATCGGCCTGTTAACGAATCGAGACCCGGCACAGATTCCGATGAAGACATACGACTACATCGCGGCAGACACGCCCGTACTGGCGCTATGTTCCGAGGACAGTTCGATAGGAGATGTCTTGCAGAAATTCGAAGGAACCGGCTTCGTCGAAAATCCGACACCAGAACGTATCGCTGAAACGACACTCGCACTTCGGGTAGAACAATCGCTGACAAAAGGGGTCGACCGGACAGATTACTCCTTTCGTAGCCGCGGTGAGGAACTTCACCAGGTGTTAACAGATATAGTACAATCTGAACCCTGA
- a CDS encoding BNR repeat-containing protein codes for MIPDRDASWTWHQDPRAVHIEGKTYLGYVDQRGNIKAYSYNHDADEAREAILHANLIRDDHVAPILYERDDGRFICQYARNETGLLQRISARPHDIRNWRPEQTIGNGDWNYPNPVCYDGDIHLLARAGIEGLSDYEQYRFISSDGGETWSSPTQVTLFDDRAYLKVASFDDTRYYLALTSATDTQPNQAFCIYYEDGAYYELDGTQVGTSGLPLTESDLSSLYTVDGDAFGGLRIWDIVTLAADDVRILLADVDDTSNHIYKEARWDGSSWAVETIVESGASPVAIAYYSGGLCYAGGDTDTVYLSQNDGGTHEVYTATRDGGSWPTTQVTSSSADDQWRPMRVRNGRSDMPAVWLSVQDFRTFTKYRQTVTSELAGTEQPPTPVPPRKNPARDVFGQTASGEIIRLRSVRR; via the coding sequence ATGATACCTGATAGAGATGCTTCTTGGACGTGGCATCAGGACCCCCGTGCGGTCCACATCGAGGGCAAGACGTATCTGGGCTACGTTGACCAGCGGGGAAACATCAAAGCATACAGTTACAACCACGATGCTGACGAGGCCCGCGAAGCTATCCTCCACGCCAACCTCATTCGCGACGACCACGTCGCCCCCATACTCTACGAGCGCGACGACGGAAGATTCATTTGCCAGTACGCACGGAACGAGACAGGGCTATTGCAGCGTATTAGTGCCCGACCACACGATATCCGGAACTGGCGGCCCGAGCAAACAATTGGCAATGGGGACTGGAACTATCCGAATCCAGTCTGCTACGACGGTGACATCCATCTGTTGGCTCGCGCCGGCATTGAAGGGTTGAGCGACTACGAGCAGTATAGATTCATCTCCTCCGATGGCGGCGAGACATGGTCGTCGCCGACGCAGGTGACGTTGTTCGACGACCGCGCATATCTCAAAGTCGCGTCATTCGACGACACGCGATACTATCTTGCACTCACATCAGCAACAGACACCCAGCCAAATCAGGCGTTCTGCATCTACTACGAGGACGGGGCGTACTACGAGCTGGACGGCACACAGGTCGGAACCTCGGGCCTACCACTGACCGAGTCCGACCTCTCCAGCCTGTACACGGTCGATGGCGATGCATTCGGTGGGCTTCGTATCTGGGACATCGTCACGCTGGCTGCCGATGACGTCCGGATACTGCTCGCAGATGTTGACGACACGAGCAACCACATCTACAAGGAGGCTCGCTGGGATGGCAGCTCGTGGGCCGTCGAGACCATCGTCGAATCGGGAGCGTCGCCGGTTGCAATCGCGTATTACTCCGGCGGCCTGTGTTATGCTGGCGGCGATACCGACACAGTCTACCTCTCCCAAAACGACGGCGGGACGCATGAAGTGTACACGGCGACGCGCGACGGGGGGTCGTGGCCGACGACTCAGGTCACATCTTCGTCTGCTGATGACCAGTGGCGACCGATGCGAGTGCGAAACGGGCGCAGTGATATGCCCGCAGTCTGGTTATCTGTCCAAGATTTCCGGACCTTCACAAAATATCGACAGACAGTGACAAGCGAGTTAGCTGGGACAGAGCAGCCACCGACGCCAGTCCCGCCTCGAAAAAACCCTGCAAGGGATGTCTTCGGTCAGACTGCCAGCGGCGAGATAATCAGGTTGCGGTCAGTCCGTCGATAG